Proteins from a genomic interval of Coriobacteriia bacterium:
- a CDS encoding DNA polymerase III subunit alpha, which translates to MPGFVHLHTHSEYSLLDGHAKVDGLVSRALELGMGSLALTDHGVMFGAAQFHRAASAAGVKPIVGCEIYFTPESRHRREGKPRLYHLVLLAKDITGYRNLMQLVSASHVDGFYYKPQVDLELLERFKGGLIATSACMSGIVSKSLEHGDEAEARRWAQTFSKLFGEEGFYLELQDQGIVADNGVTQAQLNRGLASIASELGLGTVGTNDIHYVKAEDAEAHDMLVCIQTGSTLTDVGRMRFSSDQFYMKSPEEMASALAGYPEALANTAEIAARCDVEIEFDRIILPVFETPAGRTEDEYLREECVEGLKRRYGDPLPGEVVERLETELEVITGKGLSAYFLIVADFVGWAKEHGIGVGPGRGSAAGSIISYALGITSLDPLEHGLLFERFLNPERTEMPDIDIDFDDERRGEVIEYVRAKYGADKVAQIVTFNTMKARAAVRDAGRVLGYPYGVPDKVAKQILEDPKATIASSLKGNADLRAEYEAGGDTKRIIDAAQALENIVRGEGVHAAAVVICRDALSGYTPLKRDTKGESIITQYEGKIIAELGLLKMDFLGLRTLTVIAKAVGSIRGHHGVDIDIERLPMDDADTFALLKRADTDGVFQVESPGMKRVLLNLKPTVFADIVAVVALFRPGPMDSIDDFVARKHGRAQVTFYDDRIKHILEETYGAIVYQEQAMRITMEMAGFSAAKAEKLRKGMGKKIMAIVDALKPEFVEGAVSRGYDRRLAEKVWADIQKFGEYAFNKSHAAAYGLIAYQTAYLKAHYPFEYMAAVLTSHSGKSESVTKYVAACNRAGMQVLPPDVNTSGKDFTAVGETIRFGLGAVRNVGEGAVDAIVAAREAGGPFTSLHDFCARVDMRFLNKRAIDALVKAGAFDSTGYTRKQLAESLDECVDGATRRQKDAASDQTSLFDLDVDHGYADEVPSPDGIEWEKRMKLAFEKEALGIYVSDHPLREIADALKAARSLSLGDSEEFKDGTTGWFAGIVTSSAAVPTKSGKVRGDIVLEDLEGSMNGVLFPQVFEKCRDLVEVDAIVRVKARVEASDRGRKLLVQEVQAFDGGRFERPPLVVRMDAAVLADGAAGRLKDILARHPGPDAVRVRLSSPEGVKMLAMPEGLRVDAGLPGLHAELKELLGDGAVDEG; encoded by the coding sequence ATGCCCGGCTTCGTCCACCTGCACACGCACTCGGAGTACTCGCTGCTCGACGGCCACGCCAAGGTCGACGGGCTCGTCTCGCGTGCCCTCGAGCTGGGGATGGGCTCGCTCGCGCTCACCGACCACGGCGTCATGTTCGGCGCGGCGCAGTTCCACCGGGCCGCGAGCGCGGCGGGCGTCAAACCGATCGTCGGTTGCGAGATCTACTTCACGCCCGAGTCGCGCCACCGTCGCGAGGGTAAGCCCCGTCTCTACCACCTCGTGCTGCTCGCCAAGGACATCACCGGCTACAGGAACCTCATGCAGCTCGTCTCGGCCTCGCATGTGGACGGCTTCTACTATAAGCCTCAAGTGGACCTCGAGCTTCTGGAGCGGTTCAAAGGGGGACTCATCGCGACGTCCGCGTGCATGTCGGGCATCGTGAGCAAGTCGCTCGAGCACGGCGACGAGGCCGAGGCGCGCCGCTGGGCCCAGACGTTCTCCAAGCTCTTCGGCGAGGAGGGGTTCTACCTCGAGCTGCAGGACCAGGGCATCGTCGCCGACAACGGCGTGACGCAGGCGCAGCTCAACCGCGGGCTCGCGTCCATCGCCTCCGAACTAGGTCTCGGCACGGTCGGGACGAACGACATCCACTACGTCAAGGCCGAGGACGCCGAGGCGCACGACATGCTCGTGTGCATCCAGACCGGTTCGACGCTCACGGACGTCGGGAGGATGCGCTTCTCCTCCGACCAGTTCTACATGAAGTCGCCCGAAGAGATGGCGTCCGCGCTCGCCGGATATCCCGAGGCTCTCGCCAACACCGCCGAGATCGCGGCGCGCTGCGACGTGGAGATCGAGTTCGACCGGATCATCCTCCCGGTCTTCGAGACGCCTGCGGGGCGGACCGAGGACGAGTACCTGCGCGAGGAATGCGTCGAAGGACTGAAGCGCCGCTACGGAGACCCGCTCCCCGGCGAGGTCGTCGAGCGTCTCGAGACCGAACTCGAGGTGATCACGGGCAAGGGGCTGTCGGCGTACTTCCTCATAGTCGCGGACTTCGTGGGCTGGGCGAAAGAGCACGGCATCGGCGTCGGTCCGGGCCGAGGGTCGGCCGCCGGTTCGATCATCTCCTACGCGCTGGGCATCACGTCGCTCGACCCGCTCGAGCACGGACTACTCTTCGAGCGGTTCCTCAACCCCGAGCGGACCGAGATGCCCGACATCGACATCGACTTCGACGACGAACGCCGCGGCGAGGTGATCGAGTACGTGCGCGCCAAGTACGGCGCCGACAAGGTCGCGCAGATCGTCACGTTCAACACGATGAAGGCCCGCGCGGCCGTGCGCGACGCCGGACGCGTCCTCGGCTACCCCTACGGCGTGCCGGACAAGGTGGCCAAGCAGATCCTCGAGGACCCGAAGGCGACCATCGCGAGCTCGCTGAAGGGGAACGCCGACCTGCGCGCGGAGTACGAGGCGGGGGGCGACACGAAGCGCATCATCGACGCAGCGCAGGCCCTCGAGAACATCGTGCGCGGGGAGGGGGTCCACGCGGCCGCAGTCGTCATCTGCCGCGATGCGCTCTCGGGCTACACCCCGCTCAAGCGCGACACGAAGGGCGAGTCGATCATCACCCAGTACGAGGGGAAGATCATCGCCGAACTCGGTCTGCTGAAGATGGACTTCCTCGGGCTGCGCACGCTCACCGTCATCGCGAAGGCGGTCGGCTCCATCCGCGGGCACCACGGCGTCGACATCGACATCGAGCGCCTGCCGATGGACGACGCCGACACCTTCGCGCTGCTGAAGCGGGCCGACACGGACGGCGTCTTCCAGGTCGAGTCGCCCGGCATGAAGCGCGTGCTGCTGAACCTGAAGCCGACCGTCTTCGCCGACATCGTGGCGGTGGTCGCGCTCTTCCGCCCGGGCCCGATGGACTCCATCGACGACTTCGTCGCGCGCAAGCACGGCCGTGCACAGGTGACGTTCTACGACGACCGCATCAAGCACATCCTCGAGGAGACGTACGGCGCGATCGTCTACCAGGAGCAGGCGATGCGCATCACGATGGAGATGGCCGGCTTCTCGGCGGCGAAGGCGGAGAAGCTGCGCAAGGGCATGGGCAAGAAGATCATGGCCATCGTCGACGCCCTCAAGCCCGAGTTCGTGGAGGGCGCCGTCTCGCGCGGATACGACCGCCGGCTCGCGGAGAAGGTCTGGGCGGACATCCAGAAGTTCGGCGAGTACGCCTTCAACAAGAGTCACGCCGCCGCCTACGGTCTCATCGCGTACCAGACCGCGTACCTCAAGGCGCACTATCCGTTCGAGTACATGGCCGCGGTCCTCACCTCGCACTCGGGGAAGTCCGAGAGCGTGACGAAGTACGTCGCGGCGTGCAACAGGGCGGGCATGCAGGTGCTCCCGCCGGACGTGAACACGTCGGGCAAGGACTTCACCGCGGTCGGCGAGACCATCCGCTTCGGCCTCGGCGCGGTGCGCAACGTCGGGGAGGGCGCCGTCGACGCGATCGTCGCGGCGCGCGAGGCGGGCGGTCCCTTCACGTCTCTGCACGACTTCTGCGCCCGCGTCGACATGCGCTTCCTCAACAAGCGCGCCATCGACGCGCTCGTGAAGGCGGGGGCATTCGACTCGACCGGGTACACGCGCAAGCAGCTCGCGGAGTCGCTCGACGAGTGCGTCGACGGTGCGACTCGCCGCCAGAAGGACGCGGCGAGCGACCAGACGAGCCTCTTCGACCTCGACGTCGACCACGGCTATGCCGACGAGGTCCCCTCTCCCGACGGGATCGAGTGGGAGAAGCGCATGAAGCTCGCCTTCGAGAAGGAGGCGCTCGGCATCTACGTCTCGGACCACCCGTTGCGCGAGATCGCGGATGCGCTGAAGGCCGCGCGTTCCTTGAGCCTCGGCGACTCAGAGGAGTTCAAGGACGGGACGACGGGGTGGTTCGCGGGCATAGTCACCAGCAGCGCCGCGGTGCCGACGAAGTCGGGCAAGGTGCGTGGAGATATCGTCCTCGAGGACCTCGAGGGCTCGATGAACGGGGTGCTCTTCCCGCAGGTCTTCGAGAAGTGCCGCGACCTGGTCGAGGTCGATGCGATCGTGCGTGTGAAGGCGAGGGTCGAGGCGTCGGACCGCGGCCGCAAGCTGCTCGTGCAGGAGGTGCAGGCGTTCGACGGGGGAAGGTTCGAGCGGCCGCCTCTCGTGGTGAGGATGGACGCCGCCGTGCTGGCCGACGGCGCCGCCGGGAGATTGAAGGACATCCTCGCGCGCCATCCGGGACCCGATGCGGTGCGGGTCAGGTTGTCGTCTCCCGAGGGCGTGAAGATGCTTGCGATGCCGGAAGGATTGCGGGTGGACGCCGGTCTCCCGGGGTTGCACGCCGAGTTGAAGGAACTGCTCGGTGACGGGGCCGTCGACGAGGGGTGA
- a CDS encoding YerC/YecD family TrpR-related protein: protein MCPDRLRTAEVDTLLAALSGLDDPDQTWAFLQDLCTVREIQEMAQRLAVARMLAAGEHYTRVREVTGASTTTISRVNRCLNYGADGYSAALRVVGEGGR from the coding sequence ATGTGTCCCGACCGATTGAGGACCGCTGAGGTCGACACATTGCTCGCGGCGCTGTCCGGCCTCGACGACCCCGACCAGACCTGGGCCTTCCTCCAGGACCTGTGCACCGTCCGCGAGATCCAAGAGATGGCGCAACGGCTCGCCGTGGCGCGCATGCTCGCCGCCGGTGAGCACTACACGCGCGTGCGCGAGGTCACAGGAGCTTCGACGACGACCATCAGCCGGGTGAACCGGTGTCTGAACTACGGCGCCGACGGATACTCGGCCGCTCTGCGGGTCGTAGGGGAGGGCGGGCGCTAG
- a CDS encoding fumarylacetoacetate hydrolase family protein: MRVVRIFTDEDVRYGLADESDITLISDEPFAAWEPEGVVPLHQAKLLAPAIPTKIVCVGINYRGHAKEMGHKIPDEPVIFLKPPTAINGPYGEIHMPDGVESIDYEGELAVIIGRRTHKVAAEEALAHVLGYCCANDVTARELQRKDGQWTRAKGFDGFCPLGPWVETDVEPAELVVQTYLNGELRQSSPTSDMIFDVPTLVSHISHVMTLLPGDVVLTGTPKGVGPMVRGDVIEVRIEGIGGLANKVV; encoded by the coding sequence ATGAGAGTCGTTCGTATCTTCACCGACGAGGACGTGAGATACGGTCTCGCCGACGAGTCCGACATCACGCTCATCTCGGACGAGCCCTTCGCCGCGTGGGAGCCGGAAGGCGTCGTCCCGCTGCACCAGGCGAAGCTGCTCGCGCCGGCGATCCCGACGAAGATCGTGTGCGTCGGCATCAACTACCGCGGCCACGCCAAGGAGATGGGGCACAAGATCCCCGACGAGCCCGTCATCTTCCTCAAGCCGCCTACGGCCATCAACGGCCCGTACGGTGAGATACACATGCCCGACGGCGTCGAGTCGATCGACTACGAGGGGGAGCTCGCCGTTATCATCGGGCGCCGGACCCACAAGGTCGCGGCCGAAGAGGCGCTCGCACACGTGCTCGGGTACTGCTGCGCGAACGACGTGACCGCGCGCGAGCTCCAGCGCAAGGACGGGCAGTGGACGCGGGCGAAGGGCTTCGACGGCTTCTGCCCGCTCGGTCCCTGGGTCGAGACCGACGTCGAACCGGCCGAACTCGTCGTCCAGACGTACCTCAACGGCGAGCTGCGGCAGTCGTCGCCGACCTCGGACATGATCTTCGACGTCCCCACGTTGGTCAGCCACATCAGCCACGTCATGACGCTGCTCCCCGGTGACGTGGTCCTCACGGGGACCCCGAAGGGCGTCGGGCCGATGGTCCGCGGGGACGTGATCGAGGTCCGCATCGAGGGTATCGGGGGACTCGCGAACAAGGTCGTCTAA
- the cimA gene encoding citramalate synthase, which translates to MEGRGTRVTIYDTTLRDGTQREGLSLSVEDKLRITARLDDLGVDYVEGGFPGANPKDDEYFARVGSLGLSHAIVTAFGATCRKSTAPGDDPGLAALLGAGTSAVCVFGKAWDVHVTETLKTTLDENLRMVGETVGFLKAAGKTVFFDAEHFFDGYRADAGYALAVCRAAADAGADAVVLCDTNGGMLPHVVASVTRAVAGALATPLGIHTHDDGGCAVANSLLAVEAGCTQVQGTINGYGERAGNADLTAILPALALKMGRGCVTSEQLKLLTEVSHFVAETANLSPYPHQPYVGVSAFAHKGGVHASGSQRLREAYEHVDPSAVGNLARVVVSELAGRASITVKAREMGLDLDGDPVTVNSVLDAIKEKEHRGYSFEAADASLEIMLRKALGTYEPFFRLESFRCLMEQREDGRVMTEATVKIHVGGDRHIATAEGNGPVNALDKALRIAIGNSYPHLGEIELTDFKVRVLDEKKGTGAVTRVLIESADGAKSWGTVGVSENIIEASWEALVDAVEYGLAHPRGGEPS; encoded by the coding sequence ATGGAAGGGCGCGGCACGCGGGTCACCATCTACGACACGACGTTGCGCGACGGCACGCAGCGGGAGGGCCTGTCGCTGTCCGTGGAGGACAAGTTGCGCATCACCGCGCGCCTCGACGACCTCGGCGTCGACTACGTCGAAGGAGGGTTCCCGGGCGCCAACCCCAAGGACGACGAGTACTTCGCTCGCGTCGGGTCGCTCGGGCTCTCGCACGCGATCGTGACCGCCTTCGGGGCGACGTGCCGCAAGAGCACCGCCCCCGGGGACGACCCGGGACTCGCCGCGCTGCTCGGGGCGGGCACCTCGGCGGTATGCGTCTTCGGCAAGGCGTGGGACGTTCACGTCACCGAGACGCTCAAGACGACCCTCGACGAGAACCTGCGGATGGTCGGCGAGACCGTCGGCTTCCTGAAGGCGGCGGGGAAGACGGTCTTCTTCGACGCGGAGCACTTCTTCGACGGCTACCGCGCCGACGCCGGATACGCGCTCGCCGTCTGCCGCGCCGCCGCCGACGCGGGTGCGGACGCGGTGGTGCTCTGCGACACGAACGGGGGGATGCTCCCGCACGTGGTGGCGAGCGTGACGCGCGCCGTCGCGGGGGCGCTCGCGACGCCCCTGGGTATCCACACGCACGACGACGGCGGCTGCGCGGTCGCGAACTCGCTGCTCGCGGTCGAAGCCGGCTGCACGCAGGTGCAGGGGACCATCAACGGCTACGGAGAGCGGGCCGGGAACGCGGACCTGACGGCGATCCTGCCGGCACTCGCTCTCAAGATGGGGAGGGGATGCGTCACCTCCGAGCAGTTGAAGCTCCTCACCGAGGTGAGCCACTTCGTCGCCGAGACCGCGAACCTCTCGCCCTACCCGCACCAGCCCTACGTGGGCGTGAGCGCCTTCGCTCACAAGGGAGGCGTGCACGCGTCGGGCTCACAGCGCCTGCGAGAAGCCTACGAGCACGTCGATCCCTCGGCGGTGGGCAACCTCGCCCGGGTCGTCGTGAGCGAACTCGCGGGCCGGGCGAGCATCACCGTCAAGGCGCGCGAGATGGGCCTCGACCTCGATGGCGACCCGGTGACCGTGAACAGCGTGCTCGACGCCATCAAGGAGAAGGAGCATCGCGGCTACTCCTTCGAGGCCGCCGACGCCAGCCTCGAGATCATGCTTCGCAAGGCGCTCGGGACGTACGAGCCCTTCTTCCGCCTAGAGAGCTTCCGTTGCCTCATGGAGCAGCGCGAGGACGGCCGAGTGATGACCGAGGCGACCGTCAAGATCCACGTCGGCGGCGATCGCCACATCGCCACCGCGGAGGGCAACGGCCCGGTCAACGCGCTCGACAAGGCACTGCGCATCGCGATCGGCAACTCCTACCCGCACCTGGGCGAGATCGAGCTCACCGACTTCAAGGTCCGCGTGCTGGACGAGAAGAAGGGCACCGGCGCGGTGACGCGCGTGCTCATCGAGTCCGCCGACGGCGCGAAGAGCTGGGGCACGGTCGGCGTGTCGGAGAACATCATCGAGGCGTCGTGGGAGGCGCTCGTCGACGCCGTCGAGTACGGTCTGGCCCACCCACGTGGCGGGGAACCGTCCTGA
- a CDS encoding branched-chain amino acid transaminase yields the protein MGLEAVDKIWMDGKLVDWADAKVHVLTHALHYGSGVFEGIRCYATPDGPAVFRLIDHIERLQRSAKMIRMDLGYSVGELVDATKETIRANGLEQCYIRPIAFRGYGVMGLDPMPAPVSVTIAVWPWDTYLGEDALAHGVDVGISSWRQRGSNSMPPQIKSTGNYLNSSLARIEANEHGYAEAIMLNEEGKVCEGTGENLFVIRDGIIVTPPISDGILDGITRDSIMQIAVDMDYDVMEGSLVRTDLYQADEMFMTGSAAEVVPVRSVDHRVIGDPGPITLELQKTFFDVVRGGNPEYEDWLDRL from the coding sequence ATGGGACTCGAGGCGGTCGACAAGATCTGGATGGACGGGAAGCTCGTCGATTGGGCCGACGCCAAGGTCCACGTCCTCACCCACGCGCTCCACTACGGCTCCGGCGTCTTCGAGGGCATCCGCTGCTACGCGACGCCCGACGGGCCGGCGGTCTTCCGTCTCATCGACCACATCGAGAGGCTCCAGCGCTCGGCGAAGATGATCCGCATGGACCTCGGGTACTCCGTCGGCGAGCTCGTCGACGCGACGAAGGAGACCATCCGTGCGAACGGCCTCGAGCAGTGCTACATCCGGCCGATCGCGTTCCGGGGGTACGGAGTGATGGGACTCGATCCGATGCCCGCTCCCGTGAGCGTGACTATCGCGGTCTGGCCGTGGGACACCTATCTCGGCGAGGATGCCCTGGCGCACGGCGTCGACGTGGGGATCTCCTCGTGGCGGCAGCGCGGCAGCAACTCGATGCCTCCGCAGATCAAGTCGACCGGGAACTACCTGAACTCGTCTCTCGCGCGCATCGAGGCGAACGAGCACGGCTACGCCGAGGCGATCATGCTCAACGAGGAGGGGAAGGTCTGCGAGGGCACCGGCGAGAACCTCTTCGTCATCCGCGACGGTATCATCGTCACGCCCCCGATCTCGGACGGCATCCTCGACGGCATCACGCGCGACTCCATCATGCAGATCGCCGTCGACATGGACTACGACGTCATGGAGGGCTCGCTAGTCCGGACCGACCTCTACCAGGCGGACGAGATGTTCATGACGGGTTCGGCCGCCGAGGTCGTCCCGGTCCGTTCGGTCGACCATCGCGTCATCGGCGACCCCGGTCCGATCACCCTCGAGCTGCAGAAGACGTTCTTCGACGTCGTGCGCGGCGGGAATCCCGAGTACGAGGACTGGCTCGACCGGCTGTAG
- the leuB gene encoding 3-isopropylmalate dehydrogenase encodes MARYRIAVLPGDGIGPDIVAQAVKVLDAVGSKCGHTFEYEEALIGGAAIDATGDPLPEATLEVCRDRDAVLLGAIGGPKWDTTDPGGVRPEQGLLGIRKAMGLYANLRPVKIFDALIDSSTVKPDVIRGVDIMIVRELTGGIYFGKRERVGDMAYDTEQYHAYEIERIVRKACELARVRKTSNVCSVDKANVLEASRLWREVAHRTAADYPDVELWDLLVDNCAMQLVKNPRQFDVVVTSNMFGDILSDEASMLSGSLGMLASASLGDGPGLYEPSHGSAPKYTGMDVVNPTATVLSGALMLRYSFALEAEAASIEGAVESVLADGYRTKDIMQEGKELVGTARMGDLIAERV; translated from the coding sequence GTGGCGCGGTATCGGATAGCGGTCCTGCCGGGTGACGGCATCGGGCCGGACATAGTCGCTCAGGCGGTCAAGGTCCTGGACGCGGTCGGCTCGAAGTGCGGTCACACCTTCGAGTACGAAGAGGCGCTCATCGGTGGCGCCGCGATAGACGCGACCGGCGATCCGCTGCCCGAAGCGACCCTGGAGGTCTGCCGCGATCGCGACGCCGTGCTCCTCGGCGCCATCGGCGGGCCGAAGTGGGACACCACCGATCCCGGCGGAGTCCGGCCGGAGCAGGGGCTCCTGGGCATCCGGAAGGCGATGGGGCTGTACGCGAACCTGCGGCCGGTGAAGATATTCGATGCGCTCATCGACAGTTCCACCGTCAAGCCCGACGTCATCCGCGGCGTGGACATCATGATCGTGCGCGAGCTCACGGGCGGGATCTACTTCGGCAAGCGCGAGCGGGTCGGCGACATGGCGTACGACACCGAGCAGTATCACGCCTACGAGATCGAGCGCATCGTGCGCAAGGCCTGCGAGCTGGCGCGGGTGCGGAAGACGTCCAACGTGTGCTCCGTCGACAAGGCGAACGTCCTCGAGGCGTCGCGCCTGTGGCGCGAGGTCGCGCACAGGACGGCCGCGGACTACCCCGATGTCGAGCTGTGGGACCTGCTGGTCGACAACTGCGCCATGCAGCTGGTGAAGAACCCGCGGCAGTTCGACGTGGTCGTGACCTCGAACATGTTCGGCGACATCCTCTCCGACGAGGCGTCCATGCTCTCCGGGTCGCTCGGCATGCTGGCATCGGCCTCGCTCGGCGACGGGCCGGGTCTCTATGAGCCGAGCCACGGCAGCGCACCGAAGTACACCGGCATGGACGTCGTGAACCCCACCGCCACGGTGCTCTCGGGAGCCCTGATGCTGCGCTACTCCTTCGCGCTGGAGGCTGAGGCCGCGTCGATCGAAGGGGCGGTCGAGAGTGTGCTCGCCGACGGCTATCGCACGAAGGACATCATGCAGGAGGGCAAGGAGCTCGTCGGCACCGCCCGCATGGGGGACCTGATCGCCGAGCGGGTCTAG
- a CDS encoding 3-isopropylmalate dehydratase small subunit, translating into MRFEGTAHRYGRDVDTDVIIPARYLNTSDPAELAKHCMEDLDPGFTAKVAPGDLLVADENFGCGSSREHAPIAIKAAGVSVVVAKSFARIFYRNAINTGLPILECPEAVDGIRDGDRVAVDADTGTVTDLTTGESWQARPFPPFVKAIIERGGLIEATREKIAGR; encoded by the coding sequence ATGCGATTCGAGGGCACCGCGCACCGTTACGGCCGCGACGTCGACACCGACGTGATCATCCCCGCGCGCTACCTGAACACGTCCGATCCCGCCGAGCTGGCGAAGCACTGCATGGAGGACCTCGACCCCGGGTTCACCGCGAAGGTCGCTCCCGGCGATCTCCTCGTCGCGGACGAGAACTTCGGGTGCGGGTCGAGCCGGGAGCACGCTCCGATCGCCATCAAGGCCGCGGGTGTGAGCGTCGTGGTCGCGAAGAGCTTCGCTCGCATCTTCTACCGCAACGCCATCAACACGGGCCTTCCCATCCTCGAGTGCCCGGAGGCCGTAGACGGCATCCGCGACGGGGACCGGGTCGCGGTCGACGCCGACACCGGCACGGTCACGGACCTCACGACGGGCGAGTCGTGGCAGGCGCGACCGTTCCCGCCCTTCGTGAAGGCGATCATCGAGCGAGGCGGGCTCATCGAGGCGACGCGGGAGAAGATCGCGGGGCGGTAG
- the leuC gene encoding 3-isopropylmalate dehydratase large subunit: protein MSRPMTITEKLLASHAGLPEVVPGQLVECRLDLVLANDVTAPIAIREFRRIGVESVWDPTRVALVPDHYVPNKDIKSAEQAKIVRDFAREQGITHYWEVGCMGVEHALLPEQGVVVPGDVVIGADSHTCTYGALGAFATGVGSTDAAAGMATGEAWFKVPASILFRVTGHLAEWVSGKDLVLHVIGTIGVDGALYQSMEFTGDTIARMGMDDRFTICNMAIEAGGKNGVIAFDEHTRAYVDCRAERAYEIAHSDPDAAYAAVIDIDAAAIEPTVAFPHLPSNTRPVREAREVTVDQVVIGSCTNGRIEDMRIAASVLKGRKVHRDVRLIVIPATQQVYRDCMTEGLLDVFIDSGAAVSTPTCGPCLGGHMGVLAAGERALSTTNRNFVGRMGDPRSEVYLASPAVAAATAVAGHIALPTDLE from the coding sequence ATGTCTCGCCCGATGACCATCACGGAGAAGCTGCTCGCGTCGCACGCGGGACTGCCGGAGGTCGTGCCCGGGCAGCTCGTGGAGTGCCGGCTCGACCTCGTGCTCGCGAACGACGTGACGGCTCCGATAGCGATACGGGAGTTCCGGCGCATCGGCGTCGAGAGCGTCTGGGATCCGACGCGGGTCGCGCTCGTGCCCGACCACTACGTGCCGAACAAGGACATCAAGTCGGCCGAGCAGGCGAAGATCGTCCGCGATTTCGCGCGCGAGCAGGGCATCACGCACTACTGGGAGGTCGGGTGCATGGGGGTGGAGCACGCGCTCCTGCCCGAGCAGGGCGTGGTCGTCCCCGGCGACGTCGTCATAGGGGCGGACAGCCATACGTGCACGTACGGTGCGCTCGGGGCGTTCGCGACCGGCGTGGGGAGCACCGACGCGGCCGCGGGCATGGCGACCGGCGAGGCGTGGTTCAAGGTGCCGGCCTCGATCCTCTTCCGCGTGACAGGACATCTCGCAGAGTGGGTGTCCGGTAAGGACCTCGTGCTCCACGTCATCGGCACGATCGGCGTCGACGGAGCGCTCTATCAGTCGATGGAGTTCACCGGGGACACGATCGCGCGCATGGGGATGGACGACCGCTTCACCATCTGCAACATGGCGATCGAGGCCGGCGGCAAGAACGGTGTGATCGCCTTCGACGAGCACACGCGGGCGTACGTCGACTGCCGCGCCGAGCGCGCGTACGAGATAGCCCACTCCGATCCCGACGCGGCGTACGCCGCAGTGATCGACATCGACGCCGCGGCCATCGAGCCGACCGTGGCCTTCCCGCATCTTCCGAGCAACACGCGTCCCGTGCGGGAGGCTCGCGAAGTGACCGTCGACCAGGTCGTCATCGGCTCGTGCACCAACGGCCGCATCGAGGACATGCGCATCGCGGCGAGCGTCCTGAAGGGCCGCAAGGTCCATCGCGACGTGCGGCTCATCGTCATCCCCGCGACCCAGCAGGTGTATCGCGACTGCATGACGGAAGGCCTGCTCGACGTCTTCATCGACTCCGGCGCGGCTGTCTCGACGCCGACGTGCGGGCCGTGCCTCGGCGGGCACATGGGCGTCCTCGCCGCCGGCGAGCGTGCGCTGTCCACCACGAACCGCAACTTCGTCGGACGCATGGGAGACCCGCGCAGCGAGGTCTACCTCGCGTCCCCGGCCGTGGCGGCAGCGACCGCCGTCGCCGGTCACATCGCCCTGCCGACGGACCTGGAGTAG